The genomic stretch CCTGCTCAGGCAGAGGGAACTGGCTGAAGATGTCGTCTCCTGCGCGGTCGATGGGCAGACCGCCAAGGCGGCCGTAGCGCCGGAGGTCGATCCAGCGGTGCCCCTCGGCGTAGAGTTCATACCGCCGCTGCCGGAGCACCTCGTCGATCAACGCCGCCTGCGTCGTCGCACCGGTGTAAGGGGCGAGGCCGGCCGCGGTCCGGATCACGTCGAGATCGGCGACGGCAGCGCCGGGCGCAGAAGTCTGCGCACGCGCCTCGGCACGCAGCAGGATCAGCTCGGCGTTGCGGATGATCGGGATGGCTGCCGTCGGCGACGCGTACACGTCAACGTCGAAGGCCGAGGTGAGTCCGTCGAACGTCCGGGAGTCCGTGCGCTCGAACACCTTGGCGAGTCGGTCGTCGTCATCCGCGATGTCGGCGACGAACGAGGGGTGCGCCAGTGCCCCGTCGCCGTTGCCGTCGAGGGGGAAGAAGAACGGGTTGGTGATGTCACCCGCCCCGGTCGAGAACACGTGGTAGGCCCCGTCGGTGAGAGGAGCGGTGGGGTCGAGGAACGAATCCTCGAGCGCCGCGAGCACGCCGGGCCAATCCTCGCGGTAGGCGTCGACACGGGCTGCGAGCGCCCGGTTGACGAGCGCGTAGCCGTCGGTACCCGCCGGGATGCCCGATGCCACCGTCGTGGCAAAGAAGAGATCGGACCCGGCCTGGAGATCGGTGTACCCCTCATCGAAGAGCGCAGCGATCCGGTCGAGCGATTCGTCGTACCCCACGATGGGCCCGGCCTCGTCGGCGCCAGGCTCAATGAACCGAAGCCCGTTCTGGGCGGTCAGGTTGAGGTTGAGCAGATACGAGTAGGCGATCCACGTCTTGGCGAACCCGCGCGCGGCAGCCTTCTCCCCGTCCGACAGCGTCGTGTTGCCCTCAAGGGCGACGAGCATGGTGTTCGCGTTTCGGATCGTGGTGTACCGAGCGCTCCAGGGCGTGATGACGTAGAACTCGTTGTTGCCGAGGGTGAAGTCGCCTTTCCCGAGGAGGTCACTGGTGAACCGCGGGTCGGAGGGGCTCACGCGCCAGTACTCGCGGCCGAGCACGCCGACGTCGACGAGGTAGGTTCCGAGGCCGAGCCGGGCCGAGGCCTCGATCCCGATGCCGAGGTTGGAGAGGTTGGCTTCGGTCGGATTGTCGACGATGTCGTCGAGGGCGGGCCCGTTCGGGTTCGGCCGGTCCTCGATGTCGAAGGCGTCACAGCCCGTGAGCCCGAGCGCGACGACGGCGCCGAAGACGACGATGCGGAGAAGGGTGGTCATGGAATCAGTCAAGAGTGGAAGGCGGCAGAGAGGCGCGATTAAAGGCCGAGATTGATGTGGAAGTAGAGGTTCCGCGAGGACGGGAACGGGGCCACCTCCACGCCCGACGCGACCGGCTGGCTGCCGAAGTTGCTGACCTCCGGGTCGTAGCTCTTGTAAGGCGTGATCGTGAGCAGGTTGGTCGCCGAAACGCCGAGGCGCAGGCTCCGGAGCGTGCCCGCGAACGGGCCGAAGGCGGACGGGGCGACGTCGTAGTCGACGCGAACCTCGCGGAGCCGGAAGTACGACGCGTTCTGCACGAACGCCGCAGCACCGGCCGGCCGCTGCTCGATGTTCGGGATGCCGTCGCCGTCGTCGTCAAGGTCGAAGTCTGGGCTCGTGCCCAGCAGGTCGGCCAGGAGTTGCGTGAGGTTGATCACGTCTCCCCCCTTCTTCCAGTGCGCGAACGCCGTCAGCCGGAGCCGCCGCATGATGGTGACGTCGTTGAAGAACGACATCTGGAAGTCCGGCGAGACGTCGCCGAGCTGAACCGTTTCCCCGTTCACGTCCCCGACGATCTGGGTCGGGCTCTGGCCCTGCTCGATGCGGACCGACCCGAGGCTGGCGCCAAAGCCACCGCCGGCCGCCTGGAACGGCGGGACGGTGAGTTCGGTGACCTCGGCGCGGTTGGCCCAGAAGCTCGTCCGCGAGACCCACTGGACCGTCGGGCCGTCGACCGGGATCACGCTCAGGCCGAGCTCGATGCCATTGTTGCGGAGCTGGCCGCCGTTGAACGTCTCGAAGGCGAACCCGGTCGAGTACGGCACCTGACGCGTCAGGATCAGGTCGTCAATGGACTTGGTGTAGACCGTACCCTCGAAGCTGACGCGCCCGTCCAGGAGGGTCAGGTCGATACCGCCCTCAATCTCGGTCGCCCGCTCCGGCACGACGTCCGCCAGACCGCGCTGTCCGCCGATCGACAGGCCGATGTTGCCACCGACGGCGAGCGTCCCGAAGGTCGTGAACTTGGCCCCGAAGGGAGCCGTGTTGCCCGTCTGCCCGAATGCCGCGCGAACCTTGAGCAGATCGACCGCACCTCCCTGGAGCAGGCCGAGGTTGGTCAGGTTGATCGCGAGGCCCGCCTTCGGGTAGGCGTAGAACTGCTCGACGTCGCCGTTGGACGACGACCGCTCGGCACGAACGCCGACCGTGCCGATCACGGCGTCGTTCCAGTTGACCTCCTCCTGGGCGAACACCGCCCGGTCGTTCTGGAACAGGCGTGCCTGCGTCGTCTGGAGCGTCGAGGCCTGGTCGAGGTTGGTCTGGTTCGGGATCAGGCCCTGGGCCACGTTCAGGACGTTGTCGAACTCCTGGTCGAACGCGGTGTAGCCGACCTGCGTCGTGAACGAGAGGTTTCGGTCGCGCGGGGCGTACCCGTGGACTGCAAGGACCTGCAGGTTCGTGTTGAGGTTGCGCGTCTGGCCGAGCGTCGAGGTCCCCGGAAGCTGGTCGTCGTCCTCGAACTGGAGTTCGACCGGGAACTGGTTGATCTGGTCCAGCGCGTAGTAGTCGACGCCGCCGATACCGATCAACTGGAGCGACTGGGTTTCGCTCGTGAGCAGGTTGGCCGTCAGACGTCCCGAGCCCAGGAACCGGTTGTTCGTCTCCTCGATGGTCGCGAGGTCGCGCGTCTGGAGGAAGTTCGCCGAGTTGAACGGGTTGTCCGGGTAGACCCCATTCTCGTCCGGGAAGAGGTCGACGAAGTTGGGCGTCGAGAGCAGACCGATGCCGAAGGTCGTCCCGGAGTTGTCGTTGCCGGTGATGCCGCGGGCGGTCTCGGAACGGATGAAGTTGGCGTTGACGTCGGCGGAAAAGACCTGGCTCAGCCGGTGGGTGAGGTTGAGACGGCCGGACTGCTTCTCGTAGCCCGTGTTGGCGATGATCCCCTCGTCGTCCTTCACCACGCCGGAGACATAGAACTGCGTCCGCTCGTTGCCGCCCGAGACCGAGAGGTCGGTCGTGAGCAGGAGGCCGTCGTTGCCGAAGAGGGCTTCCTCGTAGTCGTAGG from Rubrivirga sp. SAORIC476 encodes the following:
- a CDS encoding RagB/SusD family nutrient uptake outer membrane protein translates to MTTLLRIVVFGAVVALGLTGCDAFDIEDRPNPNGPALDDIVDNPTEANLSNLGIGIEASARLGLGTYLVDVGVLGREYWRVSPSDPRFTSDLLGKGDFTLGNNEFYVITPWSARYTTIRNANTMLVALEGNTTLSDGEKAAARGFAKTWIAYSYLLNLNLTAQNGLRFIEPGADEAGPIVGYDESLDRIAALFDEGYTDLQAGSDLFFATTVASGIPAGTDGYALVNRALAARVDAYREDWPGVLAALEDSFLDPTAPLTDGAYHVFSTGAGDITNPFFFPLDGNGDGALAHPSFVADIADDDDRLAKVFERTDSRTFDGLTSAFDVDVYASPTAAIPIIRNAELILLRAEARAQTSAPGAAVADLDVIRTAAGLAPYTGATTQAALIDEVLRQRRYELYAEGHRWIDLRRYGRLGGLPIDRAGDDIFSQFPLPEQEVLDS
- a CDS encoding SusC/RagA family TonB-linked outer membrane protein; translated protein: MHLSTLRAALLVALFAFPALAFAQGTVRGTVTDAETDQPLPGVTVFVQATNTGTTTDVDGGYELTLPPGQRRLQFSFVGYRDQEATVPEGQTTFDVALEPDLLGLDEVVVTGLGTSVRRANLANSIETISARELSEISQPQTLDGALNGKVTGAVINSNSGAPGGGINIRLRGITTINGNSQPLYVVDGVIVSNDAVSNGVNVVTAAAGGGNASNQDNPVNRIADLAPEDIESIEILKGPSAAAIYGARASNGVVVITTKSGTAGRTEVRLSQSVGVTQVQRLLGTRQFDEATAREAYGEIGAELFRQANGRTYDYEEALFGNDGLLLTTDLSVSGGNERTQFYVSGVVKDDEGIIANTGYEKQSGRLNLTHRLSQVFSADVNANFIRSETARGITGNDNSGTTFGIGLLSTPNFVDLFPDENGVYPDNPFNSANFLQTRDLATIEETNNRFLGSGRLTANLLTSETQSLQLIGIGGVDYYALDQINQFPVELQFEDDDQLPGTSTLGQTRNLNTNLQVLAVHGYAPRDRNLSFTTQVGYTAFDQEFDNVLNVAQGLIPNQTNLDQASTLQTTQARLFQNDRAVFAQEEVNWNDAVIGTVGVRAERSSSNGDVEQFYAYPKAGLAINLTNLGLLQGGAVDLLKVRAAFGQTGNTAPFGAKFTTFGTLAVGGNIGLSIGGQRGLADVVPERATEIEGGIDLTLLDGRVSFEGTVYTKSIDDLILTRQVPYSTGFAFETFNGGQLRNNGIELGLSVIPVDGPTVQWVSRTSFWANRAEVTELTVPPFQAAGGGFGASLGSVRIEQGQSPTQIVGDVNGETVQLGDVSPDFQMSFFNDVTIMRRLRLTAFAHWKKGGDVINLTQLLADLLGTSPDFDLDDDGDGIPNIEQRPAGAAAFVQNASYFRLREVRVDYDVAPSAFGPFAGTLRSLRLGVSATNLLTITPYKSYDPEVSNFGSQPVASGVEVAPFPSSRNLYFHINLGL